A single genomic interval of Acidovorax sp. 1608163 harbors:
- a CDS encoding lipoprotein-releasing ABC transporter permease subunit → MQLPYELALGWRYTRAGRATRRNGFISFISGVSMLGIALGVAALIIVLSVMNGFQKEVRDRMLSVVSHIEIFAPHGAALPDPARTLAEAQQNPAVIGAAPFVAAQALLARGEDMKGTLVRGIDPDKEGAVTDLAATNADVLKQLVPGAFHVVLGRELARSLGARVGDAVTLIAPAGQVTPAGVVPRLKQMTVVGTFDSGHYEYDSALVMLHHEDAQRIFRLEGPTGVRLKLKDLHQAREVAQQLVGSLSGDLLIRDWTQQNRTWFAAVQLEKRMMFIILTLIVAVAAFNLVSTLVMTVTDKRADIAILRTLGASPKSIMGIFVVQGAMVGVIGTCVGLLLGLGIAANIDVIVPAIERALNASFLPKDIYLISKMPSEPQASDIVPIGVISLVLAFVATLYPSWRASRVNPAEALRYE, encoded by the coding sequence ATGCAACTTCCTTACGAACTGGCCTTGGGCTGGCGCTACACGCGCGCTGGCCGCGCCACGCGGCGCAATGGCTTTATCTCGTTCATCTCGGGCGTGTCCATGCTGGGCATTGCGCTGGGGGTGGCGGCGCTCATCATCGTGCTGAGCGTGATGAACGGCTTCCAAAAAGAGGTGCGCGACCGCATGCTGAGCGTGGTCTCGCACATCGAGATTTTTGCGCCCCACGGCGCAGCGCTGCCCGACCCAGCCCGCACGCTGGCCGAGGCGCAGCAAAACCCTGCCGTCATCGGCGCAGCCCCCTTTGTGGCGGCACAGGCGCTGCTGGCGCGTGGTGAGGACATGAAGGGCACGTTGGTGCGCGGCATTGACCCGGACAAGGAAGGCGCCGTGACTGACCTGGCTGCCACGAATGCCGACGTGCTCAAGCAACTGGTGCCGGGCGCGTTCCATGTGGTGCTGGGGCGTGAGCTGGCCCGTTCGCTGGGCGCGCGTGTGGGCGATGCCGTCACGCTGATCGCACCGGCCGGGCAGGTCACGCCTGCGGGCGTGGTGCCCCGCCTCAAGCAGATGACGGTGGTGGGCACGTTCGATTCGGGCCACTACGAGTACGACTCGGCCCTGGTCATGCTGCACCACGAAGACGCTCAGCGCATCTTTCGCCTCGAAGGTCCCACAGGCGTGCGCCTGAAGCTCAAGGACCTGCACCAAGCCCGCGAGGTGGCGCAGCAGCTGGTGGGCAGCCTGAGTGGCGACCTGCTGATCCGCGACTGGACGCAGCAAAACCGCACTTGGTTTGCCGCCGTGCAGCTCGAAAAACGCATGATGTTCATCATCCTCACGCTGATCGTGGCGGTGGCCGCGTTCAACCTGGTGAGCACGCTGGTGATGACGGTGACGGACAAGCGCGCGGACATCGCCATCCTGCGCACGCTGGGCGCCAGCCCGAAAAGCATCATGGGCATCTTTGTGGTGCAGGGCGCCATGGTGGGCGTGATCGGCACCTGCGTGGGCCTGCTGCTGGGCCTGGGTATTGCCGCCAACATCGATGTGATCGTCCCGGCCATTGAGCGGGCGCTGAACGCCAGCTTCCTGCCCAAGGACATTTACCTCATCAGCAAGATGCCCAGCGAGCCGCAGGCCAGCGACATCGTGCCCATCGGCGTCATTTCTTTGGTGCTGGCCTTTGTGGCCACGCTGTACCCCAGCTGGCGCGCCAGCCGCGTCAATCCCGCAGAGGCACTCCGCTATGAATAA
- a CDS encoding phosphoglycerate mutase: MSDPHHLLIPCAASTADGAQQTLDSLALPHLAALLARLTPDTARAHWGDENSYSSPAEVALAHSLGLPTEDGRIPWAAWHRVQQGLGADSTAWAFITPCQWQVSTNHVTLSDPAQLALDETASRALLDIVAPWFAEDGIALTYDQPTRWLAQGAPLQGLATASLERVLCRDVRTWMPQGTDKQATRTLQRLFSEMQMLLYTHAFNDERSSQGLPTVNSFWVHGAGQLPSPPAATAAPHIDASLQTPALGEDWRTWVAAWQALDAGPLAQLRQQAEQGRPVRLTLCGDRGVQSFHTAPRGLLQKIQSLLSPQRLKDVREKL, translated from the coding sequence CTGTCAGACCCCCACCATTTGCTCATCCCCTGCGCGGCCAGCACCGCCGACGGAGCCCAGCAAACCCTGGACAGCCTGGCGCTGCCCCATCTGGCCGCCCTGCTCGCCCGCCTCACCCCCGACACCGCCCGCGCCCACTGGGGCGACGAGAACAGCTACTCCAGCCCCGCCGAAGTGGCCCTGGCCCACAGCCTGGGCCTGCCCACCGAAGACGGCCGCATCCCCTGGGCCGCCTGGCACCGGGTGCAGCAGGGCCTGGGCGCCGACAGCACCGCCTGGGCGTTCATCACCCCCTGCCAGTGGCAGGTCAGCACCAACCACGTCACCCTGAGCGACCCCGCCCAACTGGCGCTGGACGAAACCGCCTCGCGCGCGCTGCTGGATATCGTGGCGCCCTGGTTTGCCGAAGACGGCATCGCCCTCACCTACGACCAGCCCACCCGATGGCTGGCCCAGGGCGCGCCCCTGCAGGGCCTGGCCACCGCATCGCTGGAGCGCGTGCTGTGCCGCGACGTGCGCACCTGGATGCCCCAGGGCACCGACAAACAAGCCACCCGCACCCTGCAGCGCCTGTTCAGCGAGATGCAGATGCTGCTCTACACCCACGCCTTCAACGACGAGCGCAGCAGCCAGGGCCTGCCCACCGTCAATTCCTTCTGGGTGCACGGCGCGGGCCAGTTGCCCAGCCCCCCCGCCGCAACGGCCGCGCCACACATTGACGCCTCCCTGCAAACCCCGGCCCTGGGCGAAGACTGGCGCACCTGGGTCGCAGCCTGGCAAGCGCTGGACGCAGGCCCCCTGGCCCAACTGCGCCAGCAGGCCGAGCAAGGCCGCCCCGTGCGCCTGACCCTGTGCGGCGACCGTGGCGTGCAGAGCTTTCACACCGCGCCCCGCGGCCTGCTGCAAAAAATTCAAAGCCTTTTAAGCCCCCAGCGCTTGAAAGACGTGCGCGAAAAGCTATGA
- the recJ gene encoding single-stranded-DNA-specific exonuclease RecJ — protein MKIIARDIPPRAAWALEQAGVHPLLARLYAARGVHSKDELDDGLARLLPPSGEKGLKGIDAAARLLADAMAQNLRLVIVADYDCDGATACAVGVRGLRMLGAKNVDYLVPDRVTDGYGLTPPIARRVAERGADVLITVDNGIASVEGVAEAKALGLQVLVTDHHLPGPALPAADAIVNPNQPGCTFESKSMAGVGVMFYVLLALRAELRARGVFDAATQPKLDPLLTLVALGTVADVVKLDANNRRLVAQGLKRIRMGQMPAGVAALFTAAGRKAPAATTFDFGFALGPRINAAGRLADMTLGIECLLTDDTGRAAELAATLDGINRERRDIESGMRDQAMLMAESLFQEDEEPPPAISVFDPDFHEGVVGIVASRIKDKLHRPTFVFAASSAPGKEHELKGSGRSIPGFHLRDALDLVAKRHPGVLLKFGGHAMAAGCTVAEEHFEVFEQGLAQVAQEWLDAATLTRKIETDGPLAPEYCRADIVDTLHREVWGQGFLPPTFSEEVQVLSQRLVGEAKNHLSLKLIHQGNPVDAIWFGHTEQLPARVLLAFRLDVNEWKGERKVQFLVEGAQL, from the coding sequence ATGAAAATAATAGCAAGAGACATCCCTCCCCGCGCCGCCTGGGCACTGGAGCAAGCGGGCGTGCACCCCCTGCTGGCGCGCCTGTACGCCGCGCGCGGCGTGCACAGCAAAGACGAGCTGGACGACGGCCTGGCCCGCCTGCTCCCCCCCAGCGGCGAAAAAGGCCTGAAGGGCATTGACGCCGCCGCCCGCCTGCTGGCCGACGCCATGGCGCAGAACCTGCGCCTGGTCATCGTGGCCGACTACGACTGCGACGGCGCCACCGCCTGCGCCGTGGGCGTGCGTGGCCTGCGCATGTTGGGCGCAAAAAACGTGGACTACCTCGTGCCCGACCGCGTGACCGACGGCTACGGCCTCACCCCCCCTATCGCTCGCCGCGTGGCCGAGCGCGGGGCCGATGTGCTCATTACCGTGGACAACGGCATCGCCAGCGTGGAAGGCGTGGCCGAGGCCAAGGCCCTGGGCCTGCAGGTGCTGGTGACCGACCACCACCTGCCTGGCCCCGCGCTGCCTGCGGCCGATGCCATCGTCAACCCCAACCAGCCCGGCTGCACGTTCGAGAGCAAGTCCATGGCCGGCGTGGGCGTGATGTTTTACGTGCTGCTGGCCCTGCGTGCGGAGCTGCGCGCACGCGGAGTCTTCGACGCCGCCACGCAACCCAAGCTCGACCCGCTGCTCACGCTGGTGGCACTGGGCACGGTGGCCGACGTGGTCAAGCTCGACGCCAACAACCGCCGCCTGGTCGCCCAGGGCCTGAAGCGCATTCGCATGGGCCAGATGCCTGCCGGTGTGGCCGCGCTGTTCACCGCCGCCGGCCGCAAAGCGCCTGCCGCCACCACGTTCGACTTTGGCTTTGCCCTGGGCCCACGCATCAACGCCGCAGGCCGCCTGGCCGACATGACGCTGGGCATCGAATGCCTGCTGACCGACGACACCGGCCGCGCCGCCGAGCTGGCCGCCACGCTGGACGGCATCAACCGCGAGCGCCGAGATATTGAAAGCGGCATGCGCGACCAAGCCATGCTGATGGCCGAAAGCCTGTTCCAGGAAGACGAAGAACCGCCCCCGGCCATCAGCGTGTTCGACCCCGACTTCCACGAAGGCGTGGTCGGCATCGTGGCCAGCCGCATCAAGGACAAGCTGCACCGCCCCACCTTTGTGTTTGCCGCCAGCAGCGCGCCGGGCAAAGAGCACGAACTCAAGGGCTCAGGCCGCTCCATCCCCGGCTTTCACCTGCGCGACGCGCTGGACCTCGTGGCCAAGCGCCACCCCGGCGTGCTCCTCAAATTCGGCGGCCACGCCATGGCCGCAGGCTGCACGGTGGCCGAGGAGCACTTCGAGGTGTTTGAGCAAGGCCTGGCCCAGGTGGCGCAAGAATGGCTGGACGCCGCCACCCTCACCCGCAAGATCGAAACCGACGGCCCCCTGGCCCCCGAATACTGCCGCGCCGATATCGTGGACACCCTGCACCGCGAGGTCTGGGGCCAGGGCTTTTTGCCCCCCACCTTCAGCGAAGAGGTGCAAGTGCTAAGCCAGCGCCTGGTGGGCGAAGCGAAGAACCACCTCTCGCTCAAGCTCATCCACCAGGGCAACCCGGTGGACGCCATCTGGTTCGGCCACACCGAGCAACTGCCTGCGCGGGTGCTACTGGCCTTCCGCCTCGACGTGAACGAGTGGAAGGGGGAGCGCAAGGTGCAGTTTCTGGTGGAAGGAGCGCAGCTCTGA
- a CDS encoding methyl-accepting chemotaxis protein codes for MKFNDLRVAHKMWSVILGLLLLMLAAAVSIQLYSRSVTDKTEALVERYESAITTAVSWRGLAELAVTMSMSGFVTTDAKLKEDFDARVPALTARITPVQEKINKSAISDADKAALAAVAAARADVRGQGDKIKELVEAGDPAAKQKFLETVYRPKIALYLESIDKFVALQERQRDEAVQAAKAASTKMVWVAGAVVLVLMLLGMGLAALLVRSVTGPLHRAVDTANAIAAGDLTRELQSTRKDELGQMLRALSDMSARLRGVVSEVRQGVDSVSSASVQIANGNHDLSARTEQTAANLEETASSMEELTATVTQSADTARQANQLAGTAAQAAARGGEVVGQVVTSMQQITESSRKISDIIGVIDGIAFQTNILALNAAVEAARAGEQGRGFAVVASEVRSLAGRSAEAAKEIKTLIGKSVENVESGSEQVTQAGKSMDEIVASVRRVSDLIGEITASSTEQRDGIGQVNQAVANLDQMTQQNAALVEESTAAAASMRDQAQRLAEVVSVFNVGASTRASASAPAPRPAPAQRFAPAPARAAVAGSKAAPAAKLTSSAKAPAPAKAPAPAAAKGNDDEWESF; via the coding sequence ATGAAATTCAACGACCTGCGTGTAGCCCACAAGATGTGGAGCGTGATCCTCGGTCTCTTGCTGCTGATGTTGGCGGCCGCTGTGAGCATCCAGCTGTACAGCCGCAGCGTGACCGACAAGACCGAGGCCCTGGTGGAGCGGTACGAAAGCGCCATCACCACGGCGGTGAGCTGGCGTGGCTTGGCGGAGCTGGCGGTGACGATGTCGATGTCCGGCTTCGTCACCACCGACGCCAAGCTCAAAGAAGACTTTGACGCCCGGGTGCCAGCGCTCACCGCCCGCATCACCCCGGTGCAGGAAAAGATCAACAAATCGGCCATCTCGGACGCTGACAAGGCCGCGCTGGCCGCCGTGGCGGCTGCGCGTGCCGACGTGCGCGGCCAGGGCGACAAGATCAAAGAGCTGGTCGAGGCGGGAGACCCGGCAGCCAAGCAGAAATTCCTGGAGACCGTCTACCGCCCCAAGATTGCGCTGTACCTGGAGTCCATCGACAAGTTCGTAGCGCTGCAAGAGCGCCAGCGTGACGAGGCAGTGCAAGCAGCCAAAGCTGCCAGCACCAAGATGGTGTGGGTGGCTGGCGCCGTGGTGTTGGTTTTGATGTTGCTGGGCATGGGCTTGGCGGCCTTGCTGGTGCGCTCTGTCACGGGCCCGCTGCACCGTGCGGTGGACACGGCCAATGCCATCGCCGCAGGCGACCTCACCCGCGAGCTGCAATCCACCCGCAAAGACGAACTCGGCCAGATGCTGCGTGCCCTCTCGGACATGTCTGCGCGCCTGCGCGGCGTGGTGAGCGAAGTGCGCCAGGGCGTGGACTCCGTCTCCAGCGCCTCGGTACAGATCGCCAACGGCAACCACGACCTCTCGGCCCGCACCGAGCAAACCGCCGCCAACCTGGAAGAGACCGCATCGAGCATGGAAGAGCTCACAGCCACCGTCACCCAATCGGCCGACACCGCCCGCCAGGCCAACCAGCTCGCAGGCACCGCCGCCCAGGCGGCAGCCCGCGGCGGAGAAGTGGTGGGCCAAGTGGTCACCAGCATGCAGCAGATCACCGAAAGCAGCCGCAAGATCAGCGACATCATCGGCGTGATCGACGGCATCGCCTTCCAGACCAACATCCTGGCGCTGAACGCAGCGGTGGAAGCCGCCCGGGCCGGAGAGCAAGGCCGAGGCTTTGCCGTGGTGGCCAGCGAAGTACGCAGCCTGGCCGGGCGCAGCGCCGAAGCCGCCAAGGAAATCAAAACCCTCATCGGCAAATCGGTCGAAAACGTTGAAAGCGGCTCCGAACAAGTCACCCAGGCAGGCAAAAGCATGGACGAAATCGTCGCCAGCGTGCGCCGCGTGAGCGACCTCATTGGAGAAATCACGGCATCGTCCACCGAACAACGCGACGGCATCGGCCAAGTCAACCAAGCCGTGGCCAACCTGGACCAGATGACCCAGCAAAACGCCGCGCTGGTCGAGGAATCCACCGCAGCCGCCGCCTCCATGCGCGACCAGGCGCAGCGGCTGGCCGAAGTGGTGAGCGTCTTCAACGTGGGCGCCAGCACCCGCGCGAGCGCGAGCGCCCCGGCCCCCCGGCCTGCGCCTGCCCAGCGCTTTGCTCCGGCCCCCGCCCGGGCCGCAGTGGCGGGCAGCAAGGCGGCGCCAGCGGCCAAGCTCACCAGCAGCGCTAAGGCACCCGCCCCGGCCAAGGCCCCGGCGCCAGCGGCAGCCAAGGGCAATGACGATGAGTGGGAGAGCTTCTGA
- a CDS encoding 3',5'-nucleoside bisphosphate phosphatase, with translation MTTYLNADLHCHSVVSDGTLTPEDLAARAKANGVELWALTDHDEIGGQHRAAAAAHSQGLAYLTGTEISVTFADTTVHIVGLGFDPDNTALAQGLAATRGGRGQRAQEMAAQLAQVGIAGAYEGALQFVGNPELISRTHFARFLVETKVCRDTAEVFRKYLIEGKPGYVPHRWATLGDAVRWITEAGGVAVIAHPARYKFTATEEYALFSEFKAHGGTGVEVVTGSHSAAEYLTYADMAQEFGLAASRGSDFHSPDESHTDLGALPLLPGHLTPVWETLAHRVRPAA, from the coding sequence GTGACTACCTACCTCAACGCTGATCTGCACTGCCACTCCGTGGTGTCCGACGGGACTTTGACGCCCGAAGACCTCGCAGCCCGCGCCAAAGCCAATGGCGTCGAGCTGTGGGCCCTGACCGACCACGACGAAATTGGCGGCCAACACCGCGCGGCCGCTGCAGCGCACAGCCAGGGGCTAGCGTATCTGACAGGCACCGAAATCTCTGTCACCTTTGCGGACACCACGGTGCACATCGTGGGGCTGGGGTTTGACCCCGACAACACCGCCCTGGCCCAGGGACTGGCCGCCACACGCGGCGGACGCGGCCAGCGTGCCCAGGAGATGGCGGCGCAATTGGCCCAGGTGGGCATTGCAGGCGCCTACGAGGGCGCGTTGCAGTTTGTGGGCAACCCCGAACTCATCTCGCGCACCCACTTTGCGCGCTTTCTGGTCGAAACCAAGGTCTGCCGCGACACGGCCGAGGTGTTTCGCAAGTACCTGATCGAGGGCAAACCCGGCTACGTGCCCCACCGCTGGGCCACCCTGGGCGATGCCGTGCGCTGGATCACCGAGGCTGGCGGCGTGGCGGTGATTGCGCACCCCGCGCGCTACAAGTTCACCGCCACCGAGGAATACGCGCTGTTCTCCGAATTCAAGGCCCATGGCGGCACGGGGGTAGAGGTGGTCACAGGCAGCCACAGCGCCGCCGAATACCTGACCTATGCCGACATGGCGCAGGAATTCGGTCTGGCTGCCTCACGCGGCAGCGACTTCCACAGCCCCGACGAATCCCACACCGACCTGGGCGCCCTGCCCCTGCTGCCGGGCCACCTCACGCCCGTCTGGGAAACGCTGGCCCACCGCGTGCGGCCCGCCGCCTGA
- a CDS encoding L-threonylcarbamoyladenylate synthase, translated as MAQYFEVHPDNPQPRLLKQAAALLQKGGIVAVPTDSSYALVCHLDDKDAVDRLRRIRQVDDKHHLTLLCRDLSELANYARVDNRQYRLLKLGTPGPYTFILEATKEVPRRVSHPSRKTIGLRVPDRKGLQLLLELHGAPLLATTFIPAGESEPLNDPEQIRERYEKVLDAIVDAGACPLEPTTVIDLTPMGTGGDPEVVREGRGSLQALGL; from the coding sequence ATGGCCCAATACTTCGAAGTTCACCCCGACAACCCACAGCCCCGCCTGCTCAAGCAGGCTGCCGCGTTGCTGCAAAAAGGCGGCATTGTGGCCGTGCCCACAGACTCCAGCTACGCCCTGGTGTGCCACCTGGACGACAAGGACGCCGTGGACCGCCTGCGACGCATTCGCCAGGTGGATGACAAGCACCACCTGACGCTGCTGTGCCGCGACCTGTCTGAGCTGGCCAACTATGCGCGGGTGGACAACCGCCAGTACCGCTTGCTCAAGCTGGGCACGCCGGGGCCTTACACCTTCATCCTGGAAGCCACCAAGGAAGTGCCCCGCCGGGTGAGCCACCCCTCACGCAAAACGATTGGCCTGCGCGTGCCCGACCGCAAGGGCCTGCAATTGCTGCTGGAGCTGCATGGCGCGCCGCTGCTGGCCACCACCTTCATCCCGGCGGGCGAGAGCGAGCCCCTGAACGACCCCGAGCAGATCCGCGAACGCTACGAAAAGGTGCTGGACGCCATCGTGGACGCTGGCGCCTGCCCGCTAGAGCCCACCACCGTGATCGACCTGACCCCCATGGGCACCGGCGGCGACCCCGAAGTGGTGCGCGAAGGCCGGGGCAGCCTGCAAGCCCTGGGGCTTTAA
- a CDS encoding methyl-accepting chemotaxis protein, with product MGLDRLRIGTLLLLGFGTVALLVAVLVGVVWLGMGQAEDAYRTAVASVSGLEQAQKLPLLRAADQAHGLLQNMRVWLVVLGLAACVVAVVAFGVLRSAIVSPLKQALLIAETVAAGDLSQEFSSDLHGDFGRLLTALGSMEDTLTELVTGIKQSSDSISDATGEIDSGNSDLARRTQDQVASLADTAASMSQLTVTVRENADRARSASTLAVNASHIAERGGAVVGDVVQTMDAISSSSRKIVDIIQVIEGIAFQTNILALNAAVEAARAGEQGRGFAVVASEVRSLAQRSAVAAREIKTLISQSVDQVENGSGLVGKAGETMQEIVQAVGQVTTLLGDISGALHAQTAGIEHVNQAVAHMDGATQQNAALVEQAASAASGLAGRAQELQRAVGAFKL from the coding sequence ATGGGATTGGATCGACTGCGGATTGGAACGCTGCTGCTGCTGGGTTTTGGAACGGTGGCTTTGCTGGTGGCGGTGTTGGTGGGCGTGGTGTGGCTGGGCATGGGCCAGGCGGAAGACGCCTACCGCACGGCGGTAGCCTCGGTGTCGGGACTGGAGCAAGCGCAAAAGCTGCCCCTGCTGCGGGCCGCTGACCAGGCCCATGGCCTGCTGCAAAACATGCGGGTGTGGCTGGTGGTGCTGGGCCTGGCGGCATGCGTGGTGGCTGTGGTGGCGTTTGGCGTGCTGCGCAGCGCCATCGTGTCGCCGCTCAAGCAAGCCTTGCTGATTGCCGAGACCGTGGCGGCCGGGGATTTGAGCCAGGAGTTTTCGTCTGACCTGCATGGCGACTTTGGGCGTTTGCTCACGGCGCTCGGGTCCATGGAAGACACGTTGACCGAGCTGGTCACGGGCATCAAACAGTCTTCCGACTCCATCTCGGACGCCACCGGCGAAATTGATTCAGGCAACAGCGACCTGGCCCGGCGGACCCAGGACCAGGTTGCCTCCTTGGCCGACACGGCGGCCAGCATGTCGCAGTTGACGGTGACGGTGCGCGAAAACGCCGACCGCGCCCGTTCGGCCAGCACCCTGGCCGTGAACGCGTCGCACATTGCCGAGCGCGGCGGCGCCGTGGTGGGTGATGTGGTGCAGACCATGGACGCCATCAGCAGCAGCTCGCGCAAGATCGTGGACATCATTCAGGTGATCGAGGGCATCGCGTTCCAGACCAACATCCTGGCCCTGAATGCGGCGGTGGAGGCCGCGCGGGCAGGGGAGCAGGGGCGCGGCTTTGCCGTGGTGGCCAGCGAAGTGCGCAGCTTGGCCCAGCGCAGTGCTGTGGCCGCGCGCGAGATCAAGACGCTGATCAGCCAGTCGGTGGATCAGGTGGAAAACGGCTCCGGGCTGGTGGGCAAGGCGGGCGAGACCATGCAAGAGATCGTGCAGGCCGTGGGCCAGGTCACCACACTGCTGGGCGATATCTCGGGCGCGCTGCATGCGCAGACGGCGGGCATTGAGCATGTGAACCAGGCCGTGGCCCACATGGATGGCGCCACCCAGCAAAACGCGGCCTTGGTGGAGCAGGCGGCCAGCGCGGCCTCGGGCCTGGCAGGGCGGGCTCAGGAACTGCAGCGCGCGGTGGGCGCGTTCAAGCTGTAA
- a CDS encoding site-2 protease family protein: MDTSNLIQTILIYALPVLLAITVHEAAHGYAARHFGDNTAYMLGRITLNPVKHIDPVGTILMPLLLLFATSGAFVFGYARPVPVNVGALRNPKRDMIWVALAGPASNFAQAVAWAALWAVLAGVGVEEEFFIGMARAGVLVNLSMWAFNLFPLPPLDGGRILVGLLPWKASQILSRVEPYGFFVVMALVYFQIVSQFWMTPLMTMGLNLIKALVLSPLNALLR, from the coding sequence GTGGACACCTCCAATCTCATCCAAACCATCCTGATCTACGCCCTGCCCGTGCTGCTTGCCATCACAGTGCACGAGGCGGCCCACGGCTACGCAGCGCGCCACTTTGGCGACAACACGGCGTACATGCTGGGACGCATCACCCTCAACCCCGTCAAGCACATCGACCCGGTCGGCACCATCCTGATGCCACTGCTGCTGCTCTTCGCAACCTCGGGGGCCTTTGTTTTTGGCTACGCCCGGCCTGTGCCGGTGAATGTGGGCGCCTTGCGCAACCCCAAGCGCGACATGATCTGGGTGGCCCTGGCGGGTCCCGCGTCCAACTTTGCGCAGGCCGTGGCCTGGGCGGCCCTGTGGGCAGTGCTGGCTGGTGTGGGCGTTGAGGAAGAGTTTTTCATCGGCATGGCCCGCGCGGGCGTGCTGGTCAACCTGTCGATGTGGGCCTTCAACCTGTTTCCACTGCCGCCCTTGGATGGCGGGCGCATCCTGGTCGGCCTGCTGCCCTGGAAGGCATCGCAAATACTGTCCCGCGTCGAGCCCTACGGCTTTTTCGTGGTCATGGCCCTGGTCTATTTCCAGATCGTCTCGCAGTTCTGGATGACGCCCCTCATGACCATGGGCCTGAACCTGATCAAAGCCCTGGTGCTGTCCCCGCTCAACGCATTGCTGCGCTGA
- a CDS encoding tryptophan--tRNA ligase: protein MSTTRFLTGITTTGTPHLGNFVGSIRPSVQASLRPGVQSFYFLADYHALIKCEDPVRIQRSTLEIAASWLAAGLNPEHVTFYRQSDIPEIPELNWMLSCVTGKGLLNRAHAYKASQDKNTEAGREADDGVTAGLFMYPVLMGADILMFKAHKVPVGRDQVQHIEMARDMASSFNHLYGEHFVLPEAVIDDNVATLPGLDGRKMSKSYNNTIPLFSSREQLKKLIGSLLTDSRAPGEPKDTEGSALFQIYQAFASADETEALRRAYADGIAWGDAKQLLLERVDQVIAPMREQYDALINDPARIEQTLLAGAERARALATPFIKELRSAVGLRSLSQASTAKATKAAKVALPSFKQYREADGKFYFKLLAADGRLLLQSTGFDAPKEAGQAIAQLQSQPDALSILAAKLPAVAGVDPADVRAALQALAEANAA from the coding sequence ATGAGCACTACCCGTTTTCTGACCGGCATCACCACCACAGGCACGCCCCACCTGGGCAACTTTGTGGGCTCCATCCGCCCCTCGGTGCAAGCCAGCCTGCGTCCGGGCGTACAGAGTTTTTACTTTCTGGCCGACTACCACGCGCTCATCAAATGCGAGGACCCCGTGCGCATCCAGCGCTCTACGCTGGAGATTGCGGCCAGCTGGCTGGCTGCGGGCCTGAACCCCGAACACGTCACCTTCTACCGCCAGTCCGACATCCCTGAAATCCCCGAGTTGAACTGGATGCTCAGCTGCGTGACGGGCAAGGGCTTGCTCAACCGGGCGCATGCCTACAAGGCCTCGCAAGACAAGAACACCGAAGCCGGCCGTGAAGCCGACGACGGCGTGACCGCCGGGCTGTTCATGTACCCCGTGCTCATGGGTGCGGACATCCTCATGTTCAAGGCCCACAAGGTGCCCGTGGGACGCGACCAGGTGCAGCACATCGAGATGGCGCGCGACATGGCCAGCAGCTTCAACCACCTGTACGGCGAGCACTTTGTGCTGCCCGAAGCCGTCATCGACGACAACGTGGCCACCCTGCCCGGGCTGGACGGCCGCAAGATGAGCAAGAGCTACAACAACACCATCCCGCTGTTCTCGTCGCGCGAGCAGCTAAAGAAGCTCATCGGCAGCCTGCTGACCGACTCGCGCGCGCCCGGCGAGCCCAAGGACACCGAAGGCTCCGCCCTCTTCCAGATCTACCAGGCCTTTGCCAGCGCCGATGAAACCGAGGCCCTGCGCCGCGCCTACGCCGACGGCATTGCCTGGGGCGACGCCAAGCAACTGCTGCTGGAGCGGGTGGACCAGGTGATTGCCCCCATGCGCGAGCAGTACGACGCGCTGATCAACGACCCCGCGCGCATTGAGCAAACCCTGCTGGCCGGCGCCGAACGCGCCCGCGCACTGGCCACGCCGTTCATCAAAGAACTGCGCTCGGCCGTGGGCCTGCGCAGCCTGTCGCAAGCCAGCACCGCCAAAGCCACCAAGGCAGCCAAAGTGGCGCTGCCCTCGTTCAAGCAATACCGCGAGGCCGATGGCAAGTTCTACTTCAAGCTGCTGGCCGCCGACGGGCGCCTGCTGCTGCAAAGCACGGGCTTTGATGCCCCCAAGGAAGCAGGCCAGGCGATTGCACAGCTGCAAAGCCAGCCCGACGCGCTGAGCATCTTGGCCGCCAAGCTGCCTGCGGTGGCCGGTGTGGACCCGGCCGACGTGCGCGCCGCGCTGCAAGCCCTGGCAGAGGCCAACGCCGCCTGA